The genomic segment gttttccatgaaaactcccacttttatccatatgctaacataactgcacaagggttttttaatcatcaatgagcctttcagcaccattagctaacacaatgtagcattagaacacaggagtgatggttgctggaaatgttcctctgtacccctatggagatattccattacaaatcagctgtttacagctagaacagtcatttaccacattaacaatacatagactggatttatcattcatttaatgttagcttcattgggaaaaaaaatgcctttctttcagAAATAGGGACAATGATGATAAAAGTGAGTGACTCAAAACTTCTGAACAGCAGTGTGAATGATTAAGTGAAGTCAGTGAAATTGActaaacagcattaaaaatctgtttctgtttaaCTTGTATTTATTCAAGCTTCACGGCTCTTTCCaggaaatgtgacagaaacaggAACGTGGTGCTCGTTTCCATAGTGACACGTTACCCGCTCCGCGCTGCTCTGTGATTGGACgagcctgtgtgtgtttactttcactttCGCCGCTCCTCTGCGCATGCTCCGTACAGCGAAGCAGCTGCTGCTCTATCAGCAGAGTAACTTTATTTAAACCTGACCAAAAGTTTCAGCTGCTGAACTTCACCGATGAGTTAAAAGTCAGAGAGCAGATTTCAAAGCTGCAGCCTGAGGAAGCAGCGGACAGAAGACGAGAGCTGCAGCGGCTGAAATCAAAAGTGAAAGTGAAGAATTCATCCTGATAAACTGTGAGTTGAACTGGAGCTGCACCTTGATGATGTTTGGAATCATCCTGTTTGGATTCTTCATGAAGAGCATCAGTGGTGAGAAATAAACGTTTATTAGAGAAGTAATCTAGTTATCCAGACAgattcatgttttattcagtaACTGGACTCACTGCTCAGTAATAACTGTGTAGTTTACACAGTGGACATTATTGTATTCCATTAAAGATATATGTCTATTTAAATGTGCATTATTCATTATTCTGTGTGATATCGGAGCAGCTTTTACCACcgtctgtctcagagtgatgttGGTTCCTACCCGTCACTGTTCCTGGACGAACACATGAGAGTGTAACACTCTGCTGCACAGGTTGAGGTCAAGTGTTGGCTGTCTGACAGTGGTGGTGACAATAAAGAagattattttcacttttatcacAGTTTAGACACTTTTCTTGATGTCAATTAAAACAtcgttgtttgtctcatttttgcggttttgtgtctgattttgtctcgtttttgatattttgtgtctcaatttgtttttttgtttctcgcttttgtcgttttacgtctcatttttgtcgttttgtgtcttgtttttgttgttttgtgtcttggttttgtcacttgcctctttttttcattttgtctcatttttgttgtttttgttttgtcatttcatttctcattttgtgtcattttgtgtctcaatttgttgttttgtttctcgcttttgtcgttttacgtctcatttttgtcgttttgtgtcttgtttttgtcacttgtctcttttttgtcattttgtcttgtttgtgttgtttttgttttgtcatttcgtttctcgttttgtgtcattttgtgtctcattttttatcattttgcgtgttgtttttgtctttttttcttgacttttttctgttttgtatcttattttccgtctcatttgtgttattgtatgtctctgtgtctttttgtttgtctctggGTTTTTTGAAACGTGATGAACCTTCACTGTAGCTCTATTAAAGTTGATGTTTATGTATTTAGACGCTCATTTTGCAGAAGTACTGAACTATTAAagctgtttctgtctttgttcctctggtttctCAGCTGACGGGGTTGCAGATGTGGTCCTCTCCTGTGATCTGGTGGAGGAGGGAGTCGGACTGGGAGGAATGGGAGGAGGAGCTCTCTTCAGTCGGACTCCAGCGACTCTGGTGCTCAAAGACGTTCCAGTCGGTTCTGATGAATCTCTGGAGACTCTGACTCCATTTGTTCCGCCCTCCGTCCCTGATCCAGAGCTCCTCCTGTTCGAAGTTAAAGGTTTCTCTGCCTTTCCGTCCATAAACTCTGGTTCTATAAAAGCTCTGCTGGTGTTGAACTTCTCTCTTCTTCCTGGTTAGTTTCATCTCCTGAGATCCCGAAGGCCGACGTGCTGCTTCATGCCGACTGCAACCAGCAGGAGGTTCTGTGTGAAATCAGCCAGTATTCTCCTCGAGGGCTGCCGGACTCCACAGGGTTCTTCATGGTGTCGCTCAGCGTGGACGGGGTGGACTTCAGCACCTCGTTGATCCTGCAGACGTTACCTGTGGAGCAGAACTCGTCCACCCTGGTCCAGAGCAAACTGGGTTTACCTCTGAGCGGGTCGGGAACGCTGCTGACTGAAGGTCCGGACTACAGTTTGATGTCCAGCTTTCCAGCCGTGACCCTGACGTTCTCCTGAACTCTGCTGTGGTTCTTTGTGTCCCTCAGTGATCTTCCTGGTGTTTTCCCACATCAAGTCGGTGTCGGCTCCTCTGAAGGCCGACGTTCTGCTAAACTGTGGCTTCAGGCAGCAGGAGGTTCCGTTGGATCAGGAGGTGGGAGTCGAATGGAGGCTGCAGCACCGAGGAAAAGGACAGAAGGTTCTGGAGATGAAGACGAAGCTGGACGGCAGCGAGGGGAGCCCAGTAGGTGAGAACAGCCGGGACCTTTCTGCAGGATTTAAAGTCTTTTAGTGAcagttcagctttttaaaaataattttctacTTAGATCCAGTTTCATTCTCCTACAAAACCACCGCAATCATAATAGACGAATTGAGTCTTTCCAAATAGCGTTACTTAAATCATCTTGTagcagaagagagaaagaaacagacagaacagcCCTTTATTTACCTGGCAGGTAGACAGGAAGTGATGCAATGAAGCAGAGACACCTacaagctaagctaatgctaacaaaGGAAGCATGGAGGAGAAGTGAGGAGTTGGAGGAGTTTCTTCTGCAATATAATGACATCTCGTA from the Acanthochromis polyacanthus isolate Apoly-LR-REF ecotype Palm Island chromosome 12, KAUST_Apoly_ChrSc, whole genome shotgun sequence genome contains:
- the LOC110965727 gene encoding tapasin-related protein, whose translation is MMFGIILFGFFMKSISADGVADVVLSCDLVEEGVGLGGMGGGALFSRTPATLVLKDVPVGSDESLETLTPFVPPSVPDPELLLFEVKVSSPEIPKADVLLHADCNQQEVLCEISQYSPRGLPDSTGFFMVSLSVDGVDFSTSLILQTLPVEQNSSTLVQSKLGLPLSGSGTLLTEVIFLVFSHIKSVSAPLKADVLLNCGFRQQEVPLDQEVGVEWRLQHRGKGQKVLEMKTKLDGSEGSPVVLGQRKGSSLDAALLLHEGDASMALSRLQVEDEGTYICTISVGNFHAQQVVQLLISQAPQVSLSEGKKDSNSAQTLSCHCSNYYPLDVQMEWFALPPTASEPEPFIDQGSLSSHRQHGDGTFSLSSHLSVPPTVPAGTKITCRVSHLTLDTPLQVTTEVKSPEPDSYWWVLGFLVITALFLYQMI